AGGACGGGGAGGGAGCGGGGGGAGCAGGCGCTGGTGCAGCGAGAGCGAGGGAGCGCGAGTACTCCAGCAGCGCGTCAGCGGGATGAGTCGGCGGATAGAGGCCTCGGTATAGTTCTGGTCGGCTGTAGGGGTGTGCGAGCCGGGCCGCTGCCGCTGCTGCTGCAGACTGGTAGAAAGCAGATGCAGCCGATGGTGGTGCTGGCGCTTCCCCATCTTTGCTGGCCATGTCAGCGAGTGACCATATTCTGGGCTTAGCTGAGGCTGGTGTACTTCCAGGTGGTGCGCGTGACGGTAAATGCTGGTATGCTGGGTGAATAGGTCTTTCGTATGGCTCAGGTGATTCCGGTCCACTATCTGCACGTGATTCTGACCATTCAGATTCTGTTCGTTGTCCCAAAAGATCTAGCCTTTGCTGGGGTCTATCGCCGTCCTCACTGGATCCTGTGCCGGAGTCTTTTccatctataaaatatattttaaattaaaaacattgaaatataaagtaacatcTTATACTTGagcccagatggcccagtggttagaacgcgtgcatcttaacctatgattgcgggtttaaacccaggcactgaattttcatgtgcttaatttgtgattataattacatctcatgctcggcggtgaagaaaaacatcgtgaggaatcctgcatgtgtctaatttcaacgaaattttgtcacatgtgtatccatcaacctgCATTGGTGCAGcttggtgaaatatgctccaaaccttctcctcaaagggagaagaggccttagcccagcagtgggaaatttacaggctgttaatgtaattaatgtaatcttatacttaaaattctgttatttttcatacaattaggattaaataaatattgtgaaaaatTGTGTTTACTATTTATCTTAAGGGGAAACCTACCCAAAGCATCTTTTCCGTCATTGCTTTTGTGGTCATCATCGTCATTATTattgtcatcatcatcaaccCTGTTCCTGGGCTCCCAGGTCATCTTATTCTCCTTCTTGAGGCGTCGGCGCGCATTAGCGAACCATGTGGACACTTGTGTAAGAGTCATCTTCGTGATGATAGCTAGCATTATCTTTTCACCCTTAGTCGGGTATGGATTTTTCTTATGCTCATTAAGCCATGCTTT
This genomic window from Vanessa atalanta chromosome Z, ilVanAtal1.2, whole genome shotgun sequence contains:
- the LOC125076086 gene encoding homeobox protein caupolican isoform X2; its protein translation is MSGGAGGASGAARPSSPAPASRCCDTGRPIFQDPITGQTVCSCQYEFLNYQRLASGVPLSMYSAPYPDAATAAGMAAYFPALAADQPPFYANTAAGIELKENLAASAASWPYPTVYHPYDAAFAGYPFNGYGMDLNGARRKNATRETTSTLKAWLNEHKKNPYPTKGEKIMLAIITKMTLTQVSTWFANARRRLKKENKMTWEPRNRVDDDDNNNDDDDHKSNDGKDALDGKDSGTGSSEDGDRPQQRLDLLGQRTESEWSESRADSGPESPEPYERPIHPAYQHLPSRAPPGSTPASAKPRIWSLADMASKDGEAPAPPSAASAFYQSAAAAAAARLAHPYSRPELYRGLYPPTHPADALLEYSRSLALAAPAPAPPAPSPSSSSTSSLAEPPPPSRA
- the LOC125076086 gene encoding homeobox protein caupolican isoform X1, which codes for MTSQFAFRGSPPNQSTISTASNSPPPTQAGMSGGAGGASGAARPSSPAPASRCCDTGRPIFQDPITGQTVCSCQYEFLNYQRLASGVPLSMYSAPYPDAATAAGMAAYFPALAADQPPFYANTAAGIELKENLAASAASWPYPTVYHPYDAAFAGYPFNGYGMDLNGARRKNATRETTSTLKAWLNEHKKNPYPTKGEKIMLAIITKMTLTQVSTWFANARRRLKKENKMTWEPRNRVDDDDNNNDDDDHKSNDGKDALDGKDSGTGSSEDGDRPQQRLDLLGQRTESEWSESRADSGPESPEPYERPIHPAYQHLPSRAPPGSTPASAKPRIWSLADMASKDGEAPAPPSAASAFYQSAAAAAAARLAHPYSRPELYRGLYPPTHPADALLEYSRSLALAAPAPAPPAPSPSSSSTSSLAEPPPPSRA